A region of the Pseudarthrobacter phenanthrenivorans Sphe3 genome:
CGCGGTCGAGAGTCACGTAGGCGTGGTTCGAGTGCCGGCCTCGGGTCATCGCGACGTAGAAGGTCTCCCTCGTCGAGGTCGGTTCGACCAGCACGTGCGCGGTGTCGGTCGTGACGCCTTGGGCGCGGTAGGCGGTGACTGCGTAGCCGAGATCGACATGCTCAGCCACATACGCAGCGGGGAGGACGATGCCGCCGCCGAACCTGCGCGCGCGCCTGCCAGCCCTGATGGTTCCGTCGTCGCGGATCGAGGTGCCGGTCCCGTAGTCGCGTGCGATGGTGATGGTCCCGTCGTCACCGACGGCGGTTACGGTCCAGATGTCGCCGTTGCGCACCCAGTCCCGCCCGGCCAGGGTGCGCAGGCTCCGGTTGTTGAGTCGCGTGATGATGGTGTCGCCGACGCCTGCGGCGGTGCCGTCGCGCAGTTCGACTTCGCGGTCGGGGTTCAGCGTCTTGTTGAGGATCAGGTCGGCGCGGGCGCGCCGGTTCAGTGCGGTCACGTCTTCATGGGTCTCGGCGATCATCACAGACACCAGTCCCGCGTCGCGGTCGGCGCGCCAGGCGTTGTAGGCGGCCTCTGTCATGGCCTCGCCGTCGCCATCTGTGATGCGCTCATGGACGAGGTAGGTGTCGATGGCTTGGGTTCGTCCCTGGCGTAGTTCGAGTGAGGCGGTCTTCTCCCAGGCGTGGGTGAAGCGGTGAACGTCGACAAGTTCGGGGGTGTCGGCTCTGTCTCTGGCGATCATCGCGAACGCGCCGCCGGCGTCTACGGATTGCAGTTGGGCGTAGTCGCCGACCAGGAGTACCTTCGCGCCCGCGTTCTGGGCGAGGTGGGTGATGCGGTCCAGGGACAGGGTGCCGGCGAGGGAGGCTTCGTCGATGATGACGAGTTGGCCCGCCTCGAAGGTGGTGCCGTGGAGGAGGTGGTTCTGCCACCACTTCGCCGTGTTCTCCGTCGCGATCCCGAGATCGTCGGCGAGGACCTGGGCTGCGACCGCTGACGGCGCCAGCCCGACGACGGACCCGGAGCCATGCTCGGCCTCCCAGGCGCGGCGGAGTGCGTTCATGGCGGTGGTCTTGCCCGCCCCGGCGGGGCCGACGAGAACATCGAGGAGGCGTCCTGATACCGCGATGCGGGTCAGGGCGTCGGCTTGGTCGTCGCCGAGCACCCGGCCGTCTGCGTCAGGACTGCGCGTGATCGTCTCAACGGTTGCGAGAGGCACTGTCGGACCGGCCAAGTTCGCCGCTCGTTCGAGGAGTCTGTCCTCGGCCGCGAGCTGGGTCTCGGAGGTGAACACGGTCGAGCTCTTCGGTCGGAACACCGAGCTGCCGTCGGGCCGGCGGAACACGACCGGAGAGGCTGCGAGTTCAGGCGGAGTCAGCCGGAGCGAGACGAGTTCGGCGGCGTCGGCGGTCATCGCGACGATGGCTTCCCGGTCTTGCATGGTGGCGAAGCGCCAGCCCATCGTCTGCCGGGATGCCTCGGCCATGAGATTCCATCGCCGCCAGGTCGAGCGCTTCTCACCGACCACCTCGACGACCGAACGCCCCAACTCGCCAATCACGTCGAGCGGCACGTCATCGGCGCGCAGCAGGAGCGGCTTGTCGTTGTCGGTGACCTCGCGTGCCCACGTCGTCGCGTCCCGGCCGAGCGTCTTCGTGGCGCGGTCCCGCCACTCGGCGGTCAGGTCAGCCAAGGATCGGACCTGCTTCTCTGGGCGGGTCGCGAGTGTGGCTTGGGCTCGCAGTTTGAGGATTGTTGCGTTCGATGGTTGGCGTCCGTGTTGAGCGACGTACTCGTCGATGAGCCGGTTCTTCTCGGCGTCGATGTGGCGGGCGCGGGTAGAGAACTCTGTGACCAGTTCTTCTGGGACTCCCGTGATCGCCCATGCTGGGTTCCGGTCACGGCCCATCTCGCGCGCTTCCCAGGAGAGGCCGAAGGTGCGCGTCATGTGGTCGGCGAACACGGCTTCGTGTAGTTCGGAGAGCGCCACGACGGCGGCGTGCATCGGTCTGCCGTCAAGCGAGCGCCACTTCCCGTCGAGGACGGTCTTGGCCTTGTTGCTGATGACGACGTGCGTGTGGAGGTGGGGGTCGCCGGCGCGGGAGTCGAAGTGATCGAATGCGGTCGCGATGAGTCCGGTGACATCGACCTGCGCAACCGCGCCATCTCCGGCGGTTGCGCCCGTGCGGGTGGCTGCAACCTCGCGTTCCATGAACGCAGCCACCTCCGCAACCGCTCGATGATGCGCCTCCGCGATCAGCGCTTGGACCCCGGCGTCTGCGACCGCCCACAACACTGACGCGGACTTCGGGATCGAGAAGGTGAAGTCGAAGCCAGCTACCGCGCGTCGTGTGCTCCGGGCAGTCTCCTCGGCAACGATCTGCGCGACGGCCTCGCCCTTGGCGCCAGGCGTCATCGTCGGTTCGAGGTCGGCGATGCGCGCCTCGATCCGCTCCGCCTGGCTCCTGTAGGTCGGGAAGGAACGACCGAGCGGCTGGTCGGTGATCGGATCATGGCCAGTCCCCATCAGTAGCTGGAGTTGGTGTTCTGATACTCGGTCGCCCAACTGAATCTCGCCCTTGCCGAGGGCCGCTACGCCCGCGCCGACCCAGCGGCCGGGCGGGGTGCCTACTTCCATGTAGTAGCGAGTGAGTGGCGTCGAGAGCGGCCTGTTGCCGTCGGCTGCCGCGACGGTCTTGAGCAGGTACTTATAGCCGTCACCTGCCGACATCACGCGCATCGAAACCGTCATGCTCACCTCCGCTCCTGCCGGGCAGGTGAGCACCCTCACCCGGTGACCTCTGCCGCGGTAATGCCCGGCTACCTCGATCTGCAAGACGCGTGTGACCTCGGATGGCGGTCAGAGCGAAGGCCGGAGATGGGGGCGTCGGGCGGTGTCGCTCGCGTGGCTCGACGGGGCCTTGGCCCTTGATCGTGGACACGGTGTCGGTTCGGTTATGCCGCTTCCGCGAGCGTAGCGGAGCGCGCGGCTTCGTAGGCGTTCGGGCTGATGTTGCCGATCGCGGAGTGGCGCCGGCGAGTGTTGTAGCGGTTCGCCCACCGGAACACGGCCCGGTAGGCGGTGGCCTGGTCCGGGAACGCTGACCGGCCGGCGAGGAGTTCGCGCTTGACGTCACCGGGTTCACCGTCGACCTTGGCGACCCGACCGACGCCGGGGACTGGGTGCGCAACGGCGCTGAGCAGCTCGGTGGTCTCGACCTGATGTACAACAACGCGGCGGGCTTCGGCTTCGCACCCTTCAGCCAGATGAGCTTCGACCTGTGGCGGCACGTCATGTCGGTCGAGCTCGACCTCGTCTTCCACACGACGACGGCTGCGTGGCCACTGCTCTGCGACGGCGGCGGCTCGCTCATCAACATCGGTTCGTACTCCGCGCTGCGCGGGATCGAGCCGCTCGCCCAGGTCGCGCACACCACCGCGAAGGGCGGCGTCATCGCGATGACGAAGTCGCTCGCTGCGGAGGGCCCGCTACGGCGTCCGCGCGAACTCGATCTCGCCTGGCTTCGTCAGCACCCCGGCGACGGACAAGGCGGTGGACGCGGAGGGCAAGGCCTGGCAGGTCGGCAACGCGCTCATTCAACGCCCCGGCACCGGCGAGGACATCGCGTACATGGCGCTCTACCTGGCCTCCGACGAGTCCTCTTGGGTGACCGGACAGAACTACAGCGTCGACGGCGGCGCGACCGCCGGGTGGCGGAACGACAGCGAGACGGACCGACTGGTCGCGAAGAACGGCTGACACGCGGGTCGCGGCGCGACCGGTGACGGACGGGAGGCACGGTGCCAGCTGACACCGTGCCTCCCGTCCGTCGTGGCCACCTCGTCTAAATCGCGAGGTACCCGCCGTCGACGGCGAACTGCGAGCCGGTCGCGAAGGCGGCCGCGTCGGAACCGAGCCACGCGACCATCTCGGCGATGTCGTGAGGCGTGCCGAGTCGGCCGATCGGGTGCTTCGTCAGCAGCGCGTCCTTGAAGCCGGGGTAGGTCTCCTCCAGCGCGTCTATCATTGGCGTCTGGATCACCCCGGGCAGCACTGCGTTCACGCGGATGCCTTTGTCGGAGTACTCCACCGCGGCGGCTCGGGTGAGGCCGATGACGCCGTGCTTCGACGTGACGTAGG
Encoded here:
- a CDS encoding integrase core domain-containing protein, whose translation is MPPQVEAHLAEGCEAEARRVVVHQVETTELLSAVAHPVPGVGRVAKVDGEPGDVKRELLAGRSAFPDQATAYRAVFRWANRYNTRRRHSAIGNISPNAYEAARSATLAEAA
- the mobF gene encoding MobF family relaxase; its protein translation is MTVSMRVMSAGDGYKYLLKTVAAADGNRPLSTPLTRYYMEVGTPPGRWVGAGVAALGKGEIQLGDRVSEHQLQLLMGTGHDPITDQPLGRSFPTYRSQAERIEARIADLEPTMTPGAKGEAVAQIVAEETARSTRRAVAGFDFTFSIPKSASVLWAVADAGVQALIAEAHHRAVAEVAAFMEREVAATRTGATAGDGAVAQVDVTGLIATAFDHFDSRAGDPHLHTHVVISNKAKTVLDGKWRSLDGRPMHAAVVALSELHEAVFADHMTRTFGLSWEAREMGRDRNPAWAITGVPEELVTEFSTRARHIDAEKNRLIDEYVAQHGRQPSNATILKLRAQATLATRPEKQVRSLADLTAEWRDRATKTLGRDATTWAREVTDNDKPLLLRADDVPLDVIGELGRSVVEVVGEKRSTWRRWNLMAEASRQTMGWRFATMQDREAIVAMTADAAELVSLRLTPPELAASPVVFRRPDGSSVFRPKSSTVFTSETQLAAEDRLLERAANLAGPTVPLATVETITRSPDADGRVLGDDQADALTRIAVSGRLLDVLVGPAGAGKTTAMNALRRAWEAEHGSGSVVGLAPSAVAAQVLADDLGIATENTAKWWQNHLLHGTTFEAGQLVIIDEASLAGTLSLDRITHLAQNAGAKVLLVGDYAQLQSVDAGGAFAMIARDRADTPELVDVHRFTHAWEKTASLELRQGRTQAIDTYLVHERITDGDGEAMTEAAYNAWRADRDAGLVSVMIAETHEDVTALNRRARADLILNKTLNPDREVELRDGTAAGVGDTIITRLNNRSLRTLAGRDWVRNGDIWTVTAVGDDGTITIARDYGTGTSIRDDGTIRAGRRARRFGGGIVLPAAYVAEHVDLGYAVTAYRAQGVTTDTAHVLVEPTSTRETFYVAMTRGRHSNHAYVTLDRADDHAQPHPGDDPHATARSVLYGILQHSAAELSAHETIVAEQEQWGSIAQLAAEYETIVAAAQHDRWAALVRGSGLTAEQAESAVESDAFGPLAAELRRAEANHHNVDALLPRLVAARGFGDADDIAAVLHYRVERATARPAGSGRTRKPARLIAGLIPQAHGIIDAEMRAALDEREALIEARADAVLEAALTESAPWTNALGAPPADRRRATAWRKAARVIAAYRDRYRVTDDAPLGTPPESAAQKIDAARARTALDRVRGFIAEVSEVPQHSQGRYGAERSL